The proteins below come from a single Chitinophaga pinensis DSM 2588 genomic window:
- a CDS encoding RNA polymerase sigma-70 factor, translated as MQTGDMAAYECIYNKYWPLLYGYVYNRLKSKEITEEIVQEVFFSLWNRRAALQLTQTLSAYLYTAVKYQIFNYMKADRVRKTYAGAFSRYNEQLQDNSNEEYMTYADLANAVEKEVSRLPEKCQQVFRMSRNEHRSIQDIAAALNISHKTVENHLTKALKHLRLAFREYFWLF; from the coding sequence TTGCAGACAGGTGATATGGCCGCCTACGAGTGTATCTACAACAAGTACTGGCCGCTGTTATATGGCTATGTGTATAATCGCCTGAAATCAAAGGAAATAACGGAAGAAATTGTCCAGGAGGTATTCTTCTCTCTCTGGAACAGACGGGCAGCGCTGCAGCTCACACAGACACTCTCTGCCTATCTTTATACGGCTGTCAAATATCAGATCTTCAATTACATGAAGGCCGATAGGGTACGGAAAACCTATGCGGGTGCTTTTTCCCGCTATAACGAACAGCTGCAGGACAACTCGAATGAAGAATACATGACCTATGCTGACCTGGCAAATGCCGTAGAAAAGGAAGTTTCCCGCCTGCCTGAAAAGTGTCAGCAAGTGTTCAGAATGAGCCGGAATGAGCATCGCTCTATCCAGGATATCGCTGCTGCTTTAAATATCTCTCACAAAACGGTAGAAAACCATCTGACAAAAGCCCTGAAGCACCTGAGACTGGCTTTCCGGGAATATTTCTGGCTTTTTTAG
- a CDS encoding TIGR01777 family oxidoreductase has protein sequence MDTVLITGGTGLVGRALTKLLTEVGYKVIILSRHGEQDNDNTLVSYARWDVARQTIDETAIQQADYIVHLAGANVADKRWTAARKKEIFNSRTQSAALLYKALEKYPNKVKKVISASGAGYYGEDKGGPAFTEKEPPADDFLGTTCTAWESAILKMQELGKKVVIFRTGIALSLAGGALKEFYKPLQFGFATILGNGEQYVSWIHIHDLARLYLSAIVNHDLEGIYNAAAPHPVQNKELVMTMAQEAKGKSFISVHVPTFALKLALGEMSTEVLKSCRLSSARIQETGFVFSYPDIRSAMEKIFQEKES, from the coding sequence ATGGATACGGTCTTAATTACCGGCGGCACAGGTCTCGTGGGCCGGGCACTTACAAAACTGCTTACAGAGGTAGGTTATAAGGTCATAATTCTGAGTCGCCATGGGGAACAGGATAATGACAATACACTTGTCAGTTATGCCCGGTGGGACGTGGCAAGACAGACTATTGATGAAACAGCTATACAACAGGCTGATTACATCGTACACCTGGCCGGGGCCAACGTAGCCGATAAACGCTGGACGGCTGCCCGCAAAAAGGAGATCTTCAATAGCCGTACGCAGAGTGCGGCATTGTTATACAAGGCGCTGGAAAAGTATCCTAATAAAGTCAAAAAAGTGATCAGCGCTTCAGGCGCCGGTTATTATGGAGAAGATAAAGGCGGACCTGCCTTTACTGAAAAAGAACCTCCTGCCGATGATTTCCTGGGTACTACCTGTACTGCCTGGGAAAGTGCGATCCTGAAAATGCAGGAACTCGGGAAAAAAGTGGTCATCTTCCGGACCGGGATTGCTCTCAGCCTTGCCGGCGGCGCACTCAAAGAATTCTACAAACCTTTACAGTTTGGCTTTGCTACCATTCTTGGTAACGGAGAGCAATATGTCAGCTGGATACACATTCACGACCTGGCACGCCTGTACCTCAGTGCGATTGTCAATCACGACCTGGAAGGCATTTATAACGCTGCCGCACCCCATCCCGTACAGAATAAAGAACTGGTGATGACCATGGCACAGGAGGCGAAAGGTAAGAGCTTCATCTCTGTACACGTACCCACATTTGCCCTTAAACTGGCCTTGGGCGAGATGAGTACGGAAGTGCTGAAAAGCTGCCGCTTATCCTCTGCCAGGATACAGGAAACTGGCTTCGTCTTCTCTTATCCGGATATTCGCAGTGCAATGGAAAAGATATTCCAGGAGAAAGAAAGTTAG